The genomic DNA AAACCGTCCCCGCCACCGGGTAATAAACCGGTATCGACCCAGGGCTTCCGGCTGTCCCTGCCTCGCGAGCCGGGTTGGGGAAATATCCTTCGAGGTTTCGCCCAGTAGAAGCAGCCGGCGCAATGCGGGGCTCTTCGGCCATAGTTCGAGCTACGTTTAAGGGCCTTAGATCTTTCGGGATCGCGTTTTGATCAAATGCCATATCtacaatatacatatatatatctaattcAATTTCGCTATAAACCAATCAAGGCAACAAAAGACTAGGTTTTTTCTCgatgggttttttctttttttcttttctctgcatTCATGTTCGTAACTAGTCCTAGAAACTATGACAAACCCATACAAATTAGACAAAACTAGAGAAATTCATGAGGGTTTTTCAAGCAACAAACAAAGCTAAGCAAGAGAGATAAGAAAGAGTCAGAGAGATAAGTACCAGATTTGAACGGTGATCGAGAGTAAAacaaagagagggagagagatagatagagaaagagagagaaggcgAGAGATAACAGAGATAGTCCGAGTCTGAGTCGGTGCAGTCGCCTCGATTCTGGGCTTTGATGAATCTTCTTTCTCTCAACTCCCTCgcacttttttctctctctctctctctctctctctagtttgtCTCTACGGTAATttcattctttaatttatttttttctttgtgatatactgatatataatattacttttcTGGGTGGGATTTTATTTTCTCGGGAAAATGATCGAAAACTGTTTGTTGTATGTGCTCAGTGAGGGTCTGAAGAATTGCGAGGCGGCGTGGCCTTTTTCCTCAGGTTTTGAGCAATTTCACAGAGACGGGGGACGAGGCACGTGGATGCCTTCAtgcaaatcaatttttttttctcagtcaaaatattgtatatttgtggGACAGTGATTTAGTGACTTAAAGAAAAGTCTTAAAGAAAAGTCTTAAAAACTATTTGTTTCTTCACAAAGAAACCAAATTAGTTAGATACCCTCAATTGAGATTGGAAGCTACAATTCAACCTATTCGGATCGGGCACGTATTCTTTGTGTTAGTTATGGGATACATGTCTCAATCTCAATAAATTTAATTCCAACTAAAACGGAATTCAAGCCAAACTTTTTTTTGCTTACGAGTGGACGCcttctctacttttttttatttttttattttttaggtaagaaaagaaagatttattGAACAGAAAATGAAATATGTTTGCGTACTCCATCCCACCGCTATCTCATCGATGCCCATTCAAACATATCATGTCAGCTCTTGTTTAAAACGTGGTTGACTAAACATTTCCATGTCCGCCCAACAAAATAGGGTGGAATTGGAGTATGCTAAacaacatttctcttttttatagcATTTGGGGGTTTTCTTTGCGTattattctattattttttgaacctattttattattactaATTAGTAGTTATgcatttgttttattgtttacaTGTGAAATACCTCTACAAATATAACTTTGGTGTCTTGTGACTTGGGATAAAGAGATTTAGGGTACATTTGGTATTATGATTTCATAGACCAAAAAtacgattttaaactaaatcacaGAAAATCGAttgtttaagattgcgtttctaaaaaattgcgatttgaaaacacagaaaattcactttttcaaatcgcaaGTAATGAGGTCATGTTTTGTAAACTCGTAATTTATAGGCTAAAGCCGCTAAACTAGAATTTTAAAGGTAAAACTACGATTTTGTCAAACATTTAACTGTGTTATTCAAAATCAAGTGTTCaaattgcactttttaaaatcgtaatccCGTAGAAACCCTTAACCATGGTTGGCATAGCTCTTAAGATTATCAATTAACTCCTTAAAAAACGTGATGTGGTGGACACCATTGCAAAATCAATCACATTTCAATACGAAAAGGTTATGAATGGAACCTACAAATTTTAAATGCTTTGAGGATGTTTTGAGGGAATCCAATATAATGACTCGTACCTACCAATTAAGAGCCAGTCTTTTTCTTGCCTAACTCATTGAAGATGAACCCACGCAATAACATTCAACCCTAGAAAAGGAAACCACCCAATCTTTCTGCAAAGATGACATTGTACTACATAATTATTTGCCCTAATCGATGAATATGTCCTATAAAAAAGAGTCCCATTGCTTTCTCATAATAGTATTGTCTAAAAGTAGGATTGTTCACTCAATCTGTCATGGTCAGAAAGgcattttccttctcttgccTCTATCAGGGTCAGAATAGCTGAAGAACCCTTTAATACAGATAATTCTTGAATCGAGAGATTCACATCTCATTTATGAGGATGACGCTTCATCTTTGTAACGTACCAGACTAGATAATTTCTATGAATTCATGTTTAGGCTTGCTACTCGTACCTTCTTAtcattcaaatgaattttttgagtgttaaaaacacttttaggtctattaaacgcaatctcaaataggccaTAAGTATATTATtctattcttaaaattatttaagCCTTAATTAGTCTGAACCTAATTCCTTAATTCCCAACATACCATGCAATCCCCTTTTCTATATATAGGGATTAACACCGATTTAAACTTCATGAATCATCATTTCAAACCCTAAATTCACCTCTCTCCTCATAAAACCCTATTTTCTAACTTTGAACAGTCTTGTTCAAACACAAGTTCAAACGGAGCACTTTGAACTCGACGCATTCAAACGGGCTTCGATCATAGTTGTGATCGAGAACCTCTTGACCTTTATCTTTTGAATGTCCTACGATTGATGTTGCGACTGAGACACTCTGGGGCCATCACGGGTTGTGGGAACATATTGTTCGAACATCATTCATGTTGTTCGAACAGCAAGCCACAATCTACACTTtcttcgtaaaaaaaaaaaaaaattctccaaaCTCCCACCATGACAACACCAAATCCTTTTTTCCACCTTAAAAACACCAAGCCAATCACTAATGACCTAGCTCAAAACACCAACCATAACATAAAAGTTTCACATTTTCTTCAATACCCTAATCTACCTTTTGTCTCTTTTCCTCAAACTACAACATATATTTGGTATTTACAACCTCAATACCATCCCTAAGCTAGCACAACCACAACTCAAACCCCCAACCCCATCAACAGTTCAACCCTAATATGTACAACATCTACATTTAATCTTCATAATCACAAACTACAAACCTTAAATAACAACAATAGAAACATGAAACCTCATAACaaaatacttcaaatttgaaaatcaaaCTGAAAGGACggtaaaagaacaaaaaaaaaaccttacctCTCCAAGCTTTTACTCGTCAAGCACCTCCTTCAATCGTCTAAACACGCCTAGCTCCATTTGAACATCACACCTCTAATTCGAAATTCTAAGGCCATTAACTTAGAAATTTTTCTCCATATTAGATCAATCGCCAACGAGTCTCACTATACTCTATCGAATTTCGTCAAAatatatctttatatttttattattgaaatactttttttttttggtacttttCTTATGTGGGGGTGCTACCGTCTTCATTTACGAAGAGATGTTTACGTCTTCATCTAATAAAGAGTAGAAAACCGAAAGGCGTATAAGAGAATTGTactaaaaattgtaatattcaAAGCATTTTTCTAAGTATATATAACTTTTTGTGTGAGTATAAAATCATTAGTAATGGGTGTAGGTTGTTAGTTGTGATTACGTTTGGTATGTAGAGTTTGTAGGTGGTTGCTTACATGAGTTGTTTGAATTATTTAAACTATCAAATGGATAAGAGAgtagatttaattatttaaataaagggTTTGACAATGAGATCCATGGAAGACAAGTGGAGAAAGTCTACATTAGCTTCCATGCAAGCACCATCCCTTTTCCTTGTATGgatcagaaaaaataaaataaataaataagagaaaaggtGAGATATGAGTGCTTGGCTTTAATTGATGAAAAGTCACGTTTTCgcatagagagaaagaaaagaagaaaaaaaagaagaagaaagcaaacAGAAAGTTGTAAAACATAATTTATTAGTGAAGATCATACGTGTCTttacttttctccttttctttttgggtaagGTAAGAgtaggacaattttttttatttttttttaacacacacatatatatatatatatatatatatatatatatatatatatattttcttttcccagTAATCACGGATCAAATATATGACACTAGacaatgggaaaaaaaataatgaataagtGAATCCAcccttcttattattattattattaagagtACTAGTGTTTGATTTTATGATTTTGCAGGTCAAATGcccatttttaattaaaattgtgaaaaatattTCGTTTGAGAGTGCAtttaaaaagaatgaaaatttgCACGTTTTAAAGACCGAACAACAATTTTACCTAACAATTAACTGTTTTGTTACCTGCGTTTTGAAATCGTTACTTTTTCTAACTGCATATTTGAAAGCTGTTAAACTAAACTGACCCTAAGAAACAGGAGCAAAAACTCAACTCTATAGTTCAGCCATTTTCATTCTCACAATTGGTGTCACTTTGAATTGCCAGCACAACAAGCATGAACGGTAGACTATGATAAATATGAGTTaatattgttaaagtattaattaaattattaaattcacatcttcttatcaacttaagtttttatgataaatggtaatttaatattgttTGTACAATTGACCACACGCTGCTAGGCCAACCAAGAAGACCTGCtaagataaaaaaacaaacaaggcTGGCTCATCAAAGATACTCGCAGGGAacactctgatgcctaagttagtagAATATTCAAAAGAGGCTAAGATTCAATGGAGAAGAGAGTGGGGAGGACCATCACCTTCATTTATAGGACTGTTTTTGATATGATAAGTGAAATTTAATATGACAAGAAGTAAGAGTTGGGGGACTAATATGAAATTAGGTGTATTTTCATGAATCATTTTCTTTCGGGAATGTGTCGACGCCTTCTTCTCTTATTGGGTCGAGTTTAAATGAGCAGACCATAATTAAGAGATAACCTTCCTTCTACAGTTTTCTCACCACGTGTCTGTCAAACAAGTGACCATTAGTCGGAAATAATCCGAAAGAATAATGAAATTTACTGAACTTTCTGGGAACAAAACGGCCTCTAATAAACAGTATCACCAATCCCTACCGTTACTTTTTTATCGTCACCCAACAACTAACACATGCACATTACAACCACCAGCTTAAATCTAAACATACATGTCTACATCATGTTATCCGATATCATTAATTaagattgtgaaaaaaaaaaaaaaagatgttccACCAACCTTAAGGCTACTTGTTGACCAGTAGATGATCCTATTTTGTGGGGTATGCAATGTTTCCTATATCCAGAAATGAGTGATGTGAACCCAACACGTTTATGTTGTCTTTTCAGTTTGTAACACCCAGGCATCATGGTGGGATAGAGAttgatgattatgatgatgatgatcattcGACATCATGCTATGCTTTATATGTGTATCTGTATTGAATTCTTCTTACACAAAAAGCAAGACTTTGAGCAAAATCCACTTTCTGCACTCTATTGGATTTGCCCAATTGCTTGCTCTAGTCCCTGGGTATGAAAATGATGGGCATTCCAAATCCTGTAGAATTGATGGGATATTCATGTcatttaattacatttttagcCTTCTTCTTATCTAagacacatgaaatattttaattataatatttttttaattttgctgcCAAAATTATGTTTGATCAGGATTTGATATTCCCGGCCTAGACTATCCATTTAAAATGAACGATTTAGATTGAGTTACGTAAGCCTTATATATTAAAAGTAGTAAGAGGGTAGCCAAATCATTCCTTAAGGTAGTGTGTCATCTATTGTTTTACCCGTTAGCCTTTGAAGGGATGATTAGTTACCATCATAGGTGTAGTGCGACTACCCTTTTTCCCTCAAaaggtggtcggccacccctatAAAAGTGGCTAAAGTGGTCAGACCACCTCCTCAAGGGATGACCAACCGCCTCAAACTCTAATTCagtcttatttatattttttaaaaaaattaaaattaaaatttacatAGTCAACAAAGTTAAGGATGGTCAATGAACCGCCCAAATTTGTGTGAGATAAGGATAAGGTCATTGTGATGGAGAGGCAAGTGGGCCTACTCACATGGGCGACCGCATCAAAAAATTTGTCTGTTTTGTTAGAATGCATAAGATATTGACAATCCACCATGGGAGTTGGGAAGTTACTTAATCAGTAAGCATTCCTTGTTGACTATGTGGGGGGGAAATCTCCTGGTGAGCTAAGAACAGAGAAGCATCCAGGAAGGTGCATGACATGACCCCTCTAGTAGATTTTGCCTTTTCTGTAGGTTGTGGCATAAAAGGTCCTATGATGATTTGAGGGCTTGTGTCGGATTGGCTATGTTGCTCAAATGCAAGGCCTATGTCTTTAAGATAATAAGATTCCAATTTCCACCGTTCTTTTGAATTCGACGTTTATGGCAGACTAACTATCAACACTAACTCGATGGTAATTGATTTTGGCGAATAGTGTGATAGGAGAAGAATAAAAGTGGCAACATCTCTATTTGAAAGGACCCACAAGCCAATACCTGAAAAGAAACGGTAAAAACGGTACCCCGAAACAAAGATTTGGCTATAGTGCTCAGATGCAATGCCTATGTCTTTTGTAGGCGGTGATAGATGTGaattaagttttaattttaggggaaacttcactaaggacccccaaacttccacctgTTTTAAAATATctcccctgaacttcaaaatctctcaatttagtcccctgaactttcaattactttcaATTTGGATccatccgtcagattttaaatgtcaaatgacatttatacccctgactattgcataaaattccaacttctaaaacgttttttttatttaaaacaaaaaaaaaaaaaaatcagggatattttggtctttttttttaatttttaactgctaaaattaatggaagggtccaaattgagagcaattgaaagttcaagggactaaattgagagttttaaagTTCAGGTGGAGTATTTCAAAATGGGTAGAAGTTTGGAGGttcttagtgaagtttccccttaatttTATTGTAAGGGTCTAACGATTGATCATACTGTTATCACCGTTggatattaatttgatttaacCCTCAACTATTAGGTTTGTAACGCTCTACCACGCTTTTGAATCTGACGTTCAGGGTGTTTCACTCTATCGACATTAACCCTTTAATAGTCTTTTCACTTTTGATGACTCTATTCTATGAGCCGTCTCCTTTGTGACTTGGCCTGCTCTCTTATTCCAATTATTAATGGCCTAACCAATGATCCAAATTTCCTAAATTAGATTCTGGTTTCATTAAGCCCTTAGCCCTAAAAATCCAACCTATTACAATTTCTCTCCTATGAACAATGAAGCTATATGTGGATGATGTATTACATGTCGGCAGCACTCACATTCTTATCCATGTTTGACTAAGAGCTGCATAAAATTATTGGAAGAAATGTGATGTAACCGGAGTCTCTATTTTTTGGGTCATCTTCACATGGCCTCATGGGTATCTTCAGACAATAGTCATGGGTATCCTCATGGGTTAAGGATTTATGGCCTTATGGGTGGGTATCCTCACAAGTGTTCATGAATCTGACAAACGGCAGCATGTACCATGCATGCCTCTCagttcttaattaatttatggcCTTATGGGTTTCATCCTAGTTTTGAGCAAactctttccttaattaatttttagtcaaagttaatattattttttaaacatgacatttaattgatagttaaaaaattgagaaaagtaCGCATATCCTATTTAAATTACCATTCTATTGTTAATGTGCTCTCCAAACTATTGATTGAGTCAATATATTTcctaaacttaaaaatttaagccaTTCTTTAGCCAAATGGGGGTGACTTTGGTCAAAAGAAAGTGGTCTAACCACCTCAAAGCCATGGGGTCGTTCGGCCATCTCCTATGCATGCCCGGCCTGAGAGTGGCCGGCTACCCCATATTCTCTTAAGGAtcaagcttttatatatataatacttaaAATGTAGCATAACTAGCTCgtttttcttctgtttgttAAAGTAAATATCCAAGAGGATGCAACATGTGTTGAAGAAAACATTCAAAGAGATGAATTAAGTTGCAGTCCAACAAGATAAGGTTGCTGTTGCAGAACGTGTTCAAATTCAGAACATTGTAGATAAAGAACATGCTGACATGACAAGGCAGTAACATTTGCAGCCAGAGGTGGTATACAAGACATCTTGTATTCAAACCAGTCACTAGCTGATAGGATTGTTTCTGTGTAATGTAATCTGTACATCTATAAATATTGCAATACAATATGGGTTTGGTAAATTGCCAAAACCCAATTCCtccatctttatttttatggtactagtttagtgatttaacatgaaaAAATGCGTCTCGAATTGCACTCAGTTTGTTGACGACAACATTTATGGGCATCCGCGCAAGAGGTGATGTTGCAGAGCACGACAGTCCAATCTGCAACACTGAGACCAAGCAATCCTCCACTTTGCTTATGGcattgaaatgacaatcaacTTCTTCAATTACTGCGCTTTCTTCCATgccttctttatttttctcatcattagcatcttcttcatcttcttcaaaggGCATTGACGAGTCCACTATATCCATGACATGTTCCGGCAAAGCCATTTCAGTGAACTTGCGAATGCTCAAACCTTCTTTGAACATGTCATCAGTAGGTCTTTTTCCAATGAACATCTCTAACAAGAGTACCCCATAGCTATACATGTCTCCAAGTACGGAAACTTGGGCACCCATCCCATACTCTGcaatttgttaatatattatcactaacATACTATACTACTATTTAACAatattgggatttttttttagaaagaaaaagaagcactTATTTAATTAGTCAATATAATTAAAGGGCTGGAGGAGGCTATCGCcccttgttttgaattttttccttCATGTGTGTGGGGTATTTGAATTAGACTTGACTTCTCATTCATACTTTCACCTGATGTCAAAATTGAGCCGAGTTATTGGTTGAAAACATACCTGGAGGAATGTACCCAATAGAACCCTTCAACACAGCTGACAAGTCTGACATTGCTTGATTTTTGGAGCGATTATCTAATGCTTCAAAGATGAACTTCGCTAATCCAAAGTCACCAACATGGGCTACCATATCTTCATTGAGGAGGACATTGCTTGGCTTTATATCACAATGAACAATCGGCGTTTCGCAATAGAGATGAAGATATTCCAATGCATAAGCAACACCCATGGCTATGTTTAGTCTCTGAATAAAGCTCAATCTCTTGCATTTATGTTGCTCACCCTCTATAGGATGCAACCACTGGTCTAGGCTTCCATTAGACATGAACTCAAAAACTAGACTCTTAAAGTCGTTCCCTTGATGATCAATGCTTGAACAAGTGGTGATAATCTTAAGGAGATTACGATGCCGTAAAATTCTCAAAGCATTGCATTCATCAATAAAACTCTTGGAAGCTCCTTGTTGTTGAAGTTTTAACACTTTAACTGCAACAATTGCTCCACTGCTAGAAAGAACTCCTTTGTATACAGAACCAAAACCACCTGAACCGATCAAATTGTCCACTGAGAAACCGTTAGTTGATTTTTGGAGTTCTGCATAAGATATACCCAATTGCCAATCATTTAAGGAAGATGTGGCCAAAGGTCTCTTTCTCGAATTCTTAACCATAGAACATGTGAGGAAAAGATACAATAGAACAAGTATAAATATGACTATCCCAACGACTGGAATGACTACCTTGAGTGCAAGGCGTTTCCCGGATGAATGTTGACTCTTTCTGTAGCATGTTGGTAAATGTAATTCTAGGACACCACCGCATAGCTTGTTATTTTCAAATATTGAAATTGCGCTCACATTCAAAAAAATCCCTTCACTTGGGACTTTTCCCTCGAGATCATTATGAGAAAGATTGAGATGCTTAAGTAACAAAAACTTGCTAAGAAATTCAGGAATTTGCCCTGACAAGTTATTGCGCGAAAGATCAATATCTTCTAAACCTCTTAGTGTCTTCAAAGATAGAGGAATTGCTCCTTCAAATGAATTACCATCCAAATGCAAACGATCCAAACTAATACAGCTACCAAGGGAAGCAGGAATTTCACCTGATAATCTATTATCTGAGAGATCTAACTCCCCAAGATTTTTTAAGTAACCCACTTCAAATGGCAGTGTACCTGTCAAAGAATTATTTGACATGACCAAAGAAATTGAAAGGGAAGAAAGACCAATAACCTGTTTTGGTATGGTACCATTGAGATTGTTACTAGAAAGGTTTAGATGAAGCAAGTTTTGGCAGTTTCCTAGGCTTGGGGGTATACTTCCCTCAAATTTGTTATCATCCATAAAAAGCTTTGTCAATTTAGTAAGGTTACCTAAGGAGGAAGGGATTGGCCCTGAAAAATTGTTATAGTGCAGATGTAGTCCCTGTAACTGGTGGAGCTTCCCAAGAACATCTGGGAGACGACCACCCAAATAGTTACCTTCTAATCCTAGAAGGGTTAAGTTAACAAGGTTCCCAATCCCAATTGGGATGCTTCCATGTATCATGTTTTCACCCATAGTAAGAATATTCAGAGTGGAGGAAAGGTTGGCTAAGGAGCTTGGCAGTACTCCACCAAATTGATTACGACCAAGTCCCAAGACCTCCAAACTAGTACAGTTAGacaaaaaaccaataaaattcaGGCCATCAACTTTCCCATTTCCAAGCCTATTGTCATCGAAATTAAGCCTAACCAAGCCACTCAAACTTGCTAGATTTTGAGGCACCGTCCCAGTAAGACCATTTTGAGCAAAGTCAAGTATACTAAGTCTAGAAGCATTTGACAATGACACAGGAATAGGCCCTGTGAAACTATTAACCCCACCGGCAAATATTTCAAGGTTAGGAAGAGTAACTCCAACATCTGGTGGAAGCCTTCCATGCAGCTGGTTTTGAGTAACAGATAAATAGTATATGGAAGATATATTGAAGATCAGAGGAGGGATTGTACCAGACAGATTATTCCCATAAAGTTGAAAATATCCCAAGCCTGATAGACGGCCAAGATCACTTGGTATGCTCCCTTGTAGATTGTTCAGGAGAAGTGCAAGCATttgcaaagaagaaaagtttccTATCCATGCTGGGATTGTTCCTGTAAGGTTGTTCCCACCAAGTTTAAGGTAAACCAACTTTGACAATGAACTAAATTGCTCCGGAATATGCCCAACAAGTTTGTTGGCACCAACATCAAGCACTCTAAGTTGTGTACAGTGAGTAAGATTAGTTGGAAGGTTCCCACCAAAGGAGTTGAAGCTCAAGTTGAGATGCTGCAGATGCACTAGTCTTCCCAATTGTTGAGGAATTTCACCATGTATGCTGTTGTTTTTCAGGTTGATTCCAGTAAGGTAAGTAAGATTTCCCACAGAAGGGGCTATGGAGCCAACCAATCTTTGAGCTTCCAGATTCAGAACCTTAACTCTTTTACTGGAGGGGTTGCAAGTAACACCAAACCAGTTGCAGAAATGGGTGGAATCATTCCATGAGCTCAAGATTTGAAGTGGGTCTTCACTAATCCGGTTCTTGAAGCCAAGCAATGCCAAGCCATCAGACTCATCTGCAAAAGCACTTGAGCtcataaacaaaagaagaattccatgaaaaaatatgaacaaaatcaACTTGGAATGCAGAGAAGAGTGCTTCATCTGGTTCATGGTTGGGAATATAATTTTCTAGTCTGATAACTACCGGAGTTTGCttgatatgaaaaatattaaaaagctcCAATCAGTgttgaaaggaaataaatttttattgatataaaatatagGTGGCGTGGCCTAGCAGCTTTTTAGTAGGGATGAAATTCAAACTTTTGGACCAtattttcaattcgaatatggAAGTAGTTGGCTGTAATAAAAGCTTAAGCCCCACTTAGAGGTACAGAGTCGCTTTCCCCATCAATTTTGATGAATTGATATGCCTTAAGTTATTACAAATACTtaaaccatcttttttttttgcaaatttaatagatccaccattagatttgtagactcatGCGAGTTCAAAATTAGATTCACTCATTCATTACACGGAGATGATTAAGAGAATGATAACAGAATATCTACTACCATCAAATTAAAATGGATGGAATCTAAAACTTCACCCTCCACTCCATTCTTATGGGGCTCTAGCTCAAAGAGTCATCaccttaatttatttatataagagAAAGTAGGACCCTGTAATCTCTTGGATTCCCAAAAGTAGACCTTTAAGCTTGTGAGAATTGATTCACTGCAAATGTCATGAAAGACGATCTCTTTTTAAGCATCTCAATGCATATATATCTTTCTGTTTGGTCGTTTTCGTATATAAAACATGATAGAATGATAAGGTCATTATATTTTCTGGAGATGTCCATATTTATCAGAAGTTTATACATTTATTGATTAGGCTTTGAATACTATATATGTTGAAATTTGCCTAATTTGCCTTATCAAAACTATGATGAAATTTTCTCTTGCCTTTACCAATTTCACTTGAGCGTCAGAGTGGTCTCACCGGATATATCCAGTCCTAGCGAACCCTTCTAACCTCCTTTTTCTCTTGCAGTTCTTTCTTCTAGTAAGCGGCTTACTGTACTAACAAATgcctttcattttaaaatattcacaaattatatatatatatatatatagaaaattctCTTAACAAATTTGTCCCTGGATGGATCATATTTAGTTTTCTTGATATCTGTATTGCACATCACTGCAATAGGCTCTGCAACTGTGTAACGACAAGCATTATATCGAATCATTTGCAGGTGATGAAATgttgaaaagaaatatatagaaAGAGTTAACATCACAAGATCAAACATGAAAGAATATGCAGAAAACTTTTCGGATTGCAGTATTGAGCTCTGTGCATTTACCTCACGTCCCTCTGATCAAAAAACCAATCTCCATCCATATATACATCAAATGTTATGGGAGACCACGTCATTTAAACTTTGAGAATAAAGAGTGATTTATAGCATTACAGCCATATATTAACGGCGACTACTCATGGGAGCTTTATTGTGAATGATGCTGACTCCTTGTAGGTATAGAAAGAATAACAAAATATGagacaaaaatgaaaaggaacACTGCAGGGAAAGAGCAATGTGCTACCATTATTTTCTGCCAACTTCATCGTACAAGTTATATGAATGAGAATGATTGCAGTATAGTTGAAAGAGATACATATTAGATGGTGTCGAAATATGCTTCACCAAGCATCACCCTTTTCAAAAGCAGATTC from Corylus avellana chromosome ca6, CavTom2PMs-1.0 includes the following:
- the LOC132184528 gene encoding probable LRR receptor-like serine/threonine-protein kinase At3g47570; this translates as MNQMKHSSLHSKLILFIFFHGILLLFMSSSAFADESDGLALLGFKNRISEDPLQILSSWNDSTHFCNWFGVTCNPSSKRVKVLNLEAQRLVGSIAPSVGNLTYLTGINLKNNSIHGEIPQQLGRLVHLQHLNLSFNSFGGNLPTNLTHCTQLRVLDVGANKLVGHIPEQFSSLSKLVYLKLGGNNLTGTIPAWIGNFSSLQMLALLLNNLQGSIPSDLGRLSGLGYFQLYGNNLSGTIPPLIFNISSIYYLSVTQNQLHGRLPPDVGVTLPNLEIFAGGVNSFTGPIPVSLSNASRLSILDFAQNGLTGTVPQNLASLSGLVRLNFDDNRLGNGKVDGLNFIGFLSNCTSLEVLGLGRNQFGGVLPSSLANLSSTLNILTMGENMIHGSIPIGIGNLVNLTLLGLEGNYLGGRLPDVLGKLHQLQGLHLHYNNFSGPIPSSLGNLTKLTKLFMDDNKFEGSIPPSLGNCQNLLHLNLSSNNLNGTIPKQVIGLSSLSISLVMSNNSLTGTLPFEVGYLKNLGELDLSDNRLSGEIPASLGSCISLDRLHLDGNSFEGAIPLSLKTLRGLEDIDLSRNNLSGQIPEFLSKFLLLKHLNLSHNDLEGKVPSEGIFLNVSAISIFENNKLCGGVLELHLPTCYRKSQHSSGKRLALKVVIPVVGIVIFILVLLYLFLTCSMVKNSRKRPLATSSLNDWQLGISYAELQKSTNGFSVDNLIGSGGFGSVYKGVLSSSGAIVAVKVLKLQQQGASKSFIDECNALRILRHRNLLKIITTCSSIDHQGNDFKSLVFEFMSNGSLDQWLHPIEGEQHKCKRLSFIQRLNIAMGVAYALEYLHLYCETPIVHCDIKPSNVLLNEDMVAHVGDFGLAKFIFEALDNRSKNQAMSDLSAVLKGSIGYIPPEYGMGAQVSVLGDMYSYGVLLLEMFIGKRPTDDMFKEGLSIRKFTEMALPEHVMDIVDSSMPFEEDEEDANDEKNKEGMEESAVIEEVDCHFNAISKVEDCLVSVLQIGLSCSATSPLARMPINVVVNKLSAIRDAFFHVKSLN